A single window of Fundulus heteroclitus isolate FHET01 unplaced genomic scaffold, MU-UCD_Fhet_4.1 scaffold_83, whole genome shotgun sequence DNA harbors:
- the slitrk3a gene encoding SLIT and NTRK-like protein 3 has protein sequence MLWVTLLSTIALGWTTPIPLLEDSEEIDEPCFEPCECEVKEGIFHVHCDSKGFTNVSQISQIWSQPFKLNLQRNSMRKLYFNSFLHLNNAISVNLGNNALQDIHAGAFNGLGILKRLFLHENKLEVFRNDTFLGLESLEYLQADYNVIKRIESGAFRHLDKLRVLILNDNLIPMLPNYLFRSVSLTHLDLRGNRLKTLQYKGTLEYVGRSLMEIQLEENPWNCVCEIVQLKTWLERIPYTALVGEITCEYPFHLHGKDLREIKRSELCPLLSEAEIEAKLGIPRVPFSNENTWPTKPSPIYFPFHNTASSVENRRPVKPTKRSRPTKNPPTPRSIYPGLNQPPVAGYQTRPPIPIICPASCICNLHINDLGLTVNCKDKGFHNISELLPRPLNAKKLYLSGNLIQKIYRSDFWNFSSLDLLHLGNNRISYVQEGAFINLPSLKSLYLNGNDIERLSPGMFRGLQMLSYLYFEYNVIREVQPHSFSLMPNLQLVFLNNNLLRSLPNDAFAGTNLARLNLRSNYFVSLPVHGVLEHLTSIVQIDLHQNPWDCSCDIIPLKQWLEKLSSVIVVGDVTCKTPEYASGKDLRSLEVEVICPELKHFSGPSPALPGGNDLTTGSSELGKAGGRGAVPLSVLILSLLILFISAVFVTAGLFAFVLRRRKKLPFRKRSEVDLTGIQMQCRIFEDPPRQSSSGNTGTPDKQAPNLHTHSHTTHTHSHGHVYDYIPHPVTQMCNNPIYKPREGEIAEEERAQFAEKKDNGSSSNSNYRTLLEKEREWTLAVSNSQLNTIVAVNHTTADMSGFHENGGLCPTVIDSQRPTPTVGFVDCLYGTVPKLKDMHVAHAHPPGMQYPDLQQDARLKETLLFTAGKGCYPDPSKSDYLELRAKLQTKPDYLEVLEKSYRF, from the coding sequence TGTCAGCCAGATCTCTCAAATTTGGAGCCAGCCCTTCAAGCTCAACTTGCAAAGGAACTCGATGAGGAAGCTCTACTTCAACAGCTTCCTCCATCTTAACAATGCCATATCCGTCAATCTTGGTAATAATGCCTTGCAAGATATACATGCTGGGGCATTCAATGGCTTGGGCATACTCAAACGACTCTTTCTGCATGAAAACAAGCTAGAAGTTTTCCGAAACGACACATTTCTGGGGTTGGAGAGTCTAGAGTATCTCCAGGCAGATTACAATGTTATTAAAAGGATTGAAAGTGGTGCATTCAGGCACCTTGACAAATTAAGAGTGCTGATATTAAATGACAATCTCATACCCATGCTGCCGAATTATCTTTTTCGGTCTGTGTCCCTAACACATTTGGACTTGAGAGGTAATAGACTAAAGACATTGCAGTATAAAGGCACACTGGAGTATGTTGGGCGGAGCTTGATGGAAATCCAGCTTGAGGAAAACCCTTGgaactgtgtgtgtgagatTGTCCAGTTAAAAACATGGTTGGAGCGAATCCCTTACACAGCTTTGGTTGGAGAGATCACTTGTGAGTACCCATTCCACCTACATGGAAAAGACCTGCGGGAAATTAAACGCAGCGAGCTGTGTCCTCTGCTCTCCGAAGCAGAGATTGAGGCCAAACTGGGAATTCCCCGGGTGCCATTCAGCAATGAGAATACTTGGCCTACTAAACCTTCCCCCATATATTTCCCCTTTCACAACACAGCCTCTTCTGTGGAGAACAGAAGACCTGTGAAGCCTACTAAACGGTCCCGGCCCACTAAGAACCCCCCAACCCCTCGTAGCATTTACCCGGGCCTCAACCAACCCCCCGTTGCTGGTTACCAAACAAGACCACCCATTCCAATAATCTGTCCAGCTAGTTGTATCTGTAACCTTCACATCAATGACCTGGGGTTAACAGTCAACTGTAAAGACAAAGGTTTTCACAACATTTCAGAGCTTCTGCCACGACCCCTCAATGCCAAGAAATTGTATCTCAGTGGGAACCTCATACAGAAGATCTACCGCTCAGATTTCTGGAACTTCTCAAGTTTGGATTTACTACATTTAGGGAACAACAGGATATCATATGTCCAAGAGGGTGCATTTATCAATCTACCAAGCTTAAAAAGTTTATATCTGAATGGAAATGACATCGAGAGGCTCTCTCCTGGGATGTTTCGTGGACTTCAGATGCTGAGTTATCTTTACTTTGAGTACAATGTCATCCGTGAGGTCCAGCCTCATTCCTTCTCCCTAATGCCCAATCTGCAGCTGGTTTTCCTCAATAATAACCTGTTAAGGTCACTCCCAAATGACGCCTTTGCAGGCACCAACCTTGCACGTCTTAATCTCCGCAGCAATTACTTTGTTTCCCTGCCTGTTCATGGTGTTCTGGAGCATCTGACATCCATTGTACAAATCGATCTCCATCAGAACCCCTGGGACTGTTCATGTGATATTATCCCACTCAAACAATGGCTGGAAAAGCTCTCCTCTGTCATTGTGGTGGGGGACGTCACCTGCAAGACACCAGAGTATGCCTCTGGAAAGGACCTGCGCTCACTTGAGGTTGAGGTCATCTGTCCTGAGTTGAAACATTTCTCAGGTCCCTCGCCAGCTCTGCCTGGTGGGAATGACCTCACCACAGGGAGCTCTGAACTAGGTAAAGCAGGTGGGAGAGGGGCTGTTCCACTGTCAGTTCTCATACTCAGCCTACTTATCTTGTTTATTTCAGCTGTGTTTGTGACTGCTGGGCTCTTTGCCTTTGTCCTCCGTCGTAGGAAGAAACTACCTTTCCGGAAACGTTCTGAGGTGGACCTAACAGGGATTCAGATGCAATGCAGGATTTTTGAGGATCCGCCCAGGCAAAGCAGTTCTGGGAATACTGGCACGCCGGATAAACAAGCACCCAatttgcacacacactcacacactacTCATACACACTCCCATGGCCACGTTTATGATTACATCCCCCACCCTGTGACTCAGATGTGTAACAACCCTATCTATAAACCTAGAGAAGGAGAGATtgcagaggaggagagggcACAGTTTGCAGAAAAGAAAGACAATGGCAGCAGTAGCAACAGTAACTACAGAACCTTGttggagaaagaaagagagtgGACCTTGGCGGTCTCCAACTCTCAACTCAACACCATTGTTGCAGTCAACCACACCACAGCGGACATGTCAGGATTTCATGAGAATGGAGGACTCTGCCCTACAGTGATtgatagtcagagacccacgcCAACAGTGGGCTTTGTAGACTGTTTGTATGGGACCGTACCCAAATTAAAGGACATGCATGTTGCACATGCGCATCCACCAGGCATGCAATACCCAGATCTGCAGCAGGATGCACGGCTGAAGGAGACGTTGCTTTTTACAGCCGGGAAAGGCTGCTACCCTGATCCCTCCAAAAGTGATTACCTTGAGTTAAGGGCCAAACTTCAAACCAAGCCAGATTACCTCGAAGTCTTGGAAAAATCCTACAGATTTTAA